A window of Sphingorhabdus lacus contains these coding sequences:
- a CDS encoding TonB-dependent receptor, with the protein MICVQGKIGKFGSLMAATMLALPLASPVFAQSDDKEDDAPALGEIVVTATKRPERLQDVPISVQAVTGDLLRSGAVQNFEDVQVPGLRVSRGGMADTITVRGIGSGQNLGFEQSAPMYIDGVYYGRARTQRLGFLDIDRIEFLKGPQPTFLGKNAIAGAINVTTRRPDEEFGGEVEFSYEPVTNEKALFGAVDIPLGDDWATRFAVRYRKSEGYLTNTVTGRKEPEIEDLLGRMIVTGQLAERLKLTAISYFGNNDDRGRNNQSIICQPNFRRDISDAVREPCLFDRFKASSGLIPSAAESARPDLYTDDNGGSFYNRMRSVGGTLLLDYEFDSGVTLSSVTGYYKYKNYQFIDTDQGIANYSTATFTERYNQFSQEIRLISPKDGPFNWFLGAYVDKNNNDVVSTSDNDARNLLPLVVPPPPGSTNRTPAFVNARIIGSVQDSIEDASSWALFGEASYALGPVTLRGGLRYEEVKKDLEFAGCESTPYSGCTPLPVLQADRKDKKLQPAITLEFRPAEDVMLYTSFKKGFKSGGFSGTDGGPFNPEIANAYEIGLKSRFFDKRVLLNLTAFRSDYKDLQVSSFDPATALFQTTNAASARTQGLEAELQFAVTRDFRLSTNVTYLDATYEDFTTAQCFAGQTAALGCNTANNTQNLSGVTTPYAPKWSGTIAADWSQDIGSGLTLRAGSDLYFTGRFATLTDINPNSFQEKFAKLNARLGLASDSGWDLSLAVRNLTDKRTAAFKNTIPGGFNSIAAFTEPPRTFTIQARYKF; encoded by the coding sequence ATGATTTGCGTCCAAGGAAAGATTGGCAAGTTCGGTAGCTTGATGGCGGCCACGATGTTGGCGTTGCCACTCGCTTCGCCAGTTTTCGCTCAATCGGACGACAAAGAAGATGATGCGCCAGCTCTTGGCGAGATTGTTGTTACCGCCACCAAACGACCTGAGCGGTTGCAGGATGTCCCCATATCCGTGCAAGCTGTCACAGGGGATCTTCTGCGAAGCGGTGCAGTCCAGAATTTTGAAGACGTTCAGGTACCCGGATTACGCGTTTCCCGCGGGGGGATGGCAGATACGATCACCGTACGTGGTATTGGATCCGGTCAAAACCTCGGTTTTGAACAATCAGCGCCAATGTATATCGACGGTGTATACTACGGTCGAGCACGGACGCAGCGACTCGGATTTCTTGACATCGACCGGATCGAATTCCTGAAGGGACCACAGCCGACATTTCTAGGAAAAAACGCAATCGCTGGAGCAATCAACGTTACAACTCGTCGGCCCGACGAAGAGTTTGGCGGTGAGGTGGAGTTCAGTTATGAACCGGTAACGAACGAAAAAGCACTGTTTGGTGCAGTCGATATTCCGCTTGGCGACGATTGGGCAACGCGTTTCGCAGTGCGGTATCGTAAATCTGAGGGTTATCTAACTAACACGGTCACCGGTCGTAAAGAACCAGAAATCGAGGACCTTTTGGGACGCATGATTGTCACTGGACAATTGGCAGAAAGGCTCAAGCTGACGGCGATCAGCTATTTCGGGAATAATGATGATCGGGGTCGCAACAATCAGTCGATCATTTGTCAGCCCAATTTCCGCCGCGATATATCGGATGCTGTTCGCGAACCTTGCCTGTTTGATCGCTTCAAAGCGTCGAGCGGTCTGATACCCTCTGCTGCGGAATCAGCACGACCCGATCTGTATACCGATGATAATGGGGGGTCATTTTATAACAGGATGCGTTCAGTAGGGGGCACCCTGCTACTCGACTATGAGTTTGATAGCGGTGTGACCCTAAGTTCAGTTACAGGCTACTACAAATACAAGAATTATCAGTTTATAGATACTGATCAGGGTATCGCCAACTATTCGACCGCGACCTTCACCGAACGTTATAATCAGTTCAGTCAGGAAATTCGCTTAATCTCGCCTAAAGATGGCCCATTTAACTGGTTTCTTGGGGCTTACGTCGACAAGAACAACAACGACGTTGTCAGCACGTCCGACAATGATGCGCGCAACCTATTGCCGCTGGTTGTCCCACCGCCGCCCGGTTCCACCAACCGCACGCCTGCGTTTGTCAACGCGCGGATTATCGGCAGCGTTCAGGACAGTATAGAAGATGCGTCGTCATGGGCGCTGTTTGGCGAGGCAAGTTACGCGCTTGGGCCTGTGACATTGCGTGGCGGGCTGCGTTATGAAGAGGTCAAAAAAGATCTCGAATTTGCCGGATGCGAGTCTACACCATACTCAGGTTGTACCCCGCTGCCTGTTCTTCAGGCAGACCGGAAAGACAAAAAGCTTCAACCAGCTATAACGCTAGAATTTCGCCCAGCAGAAGACGTAATGCTGTATACGAGCTTCAAAAAGGGTTTTAAATCAGGTGGTTTCTCGGGCACCGATGGTGGACCGTTCAATCCGGAAATTGCGAATGCCTATGAAATCGGATTGAAGAGCCGCTTCTTCGACAAGCGTGTGCTACTCAACCTCACCGCGTTCCGTAGCGACTATAAGGACTTACAGGTTTCATCATTCGATCCTGCAACCGCGCTATTCCAAACCACGAATGCGGCATCCGCACGTACGCAAGGACTGGAAGCAGAGCTCCAGTTTGCTGTGACCCGCGACTTCAGACTTTCGACCAATGTTACGTATCTTGACGCGACATATGAGGACTTTACCACCGCTCAATGCTTTGCAGGTCAAACCGCGGCGCTCGGATGTAATACGGCAAACAATACCCAAAACTTGTCCGGAGTGACCACGCCTTATGCGCCAAAATGGTCCGGAACCATTGCTGCAGACTGGTCGCAAGATATTGGAAGCGGCCTTACACTTCGCGCCGGGAGCGATCTTTACTTTACGGGGCGTTTTGCGACCTTGACGGACATAAACCCTAACTCCTTCCAGGAAAAATTCGCAAAGCTAAATGCGAGGCTCGGACTGGCTAGCGACAGTGGCTGGGATTTGTCGCTGGCAGTCCGCAATTTGACCGACAAGCGCACAGCAGCGTTCAAAAACACTATACCGGGCGGCTTCAATTCTATCGCCGCATTCACCGAACCGCCTCGGACATTCACCATCCAGGCGCGCTATAAATTCTGA
- a CDS encoding 2Fe-2S iron-sulfur cluster-binding protein has translation MTGYRLPQNGDRIDRRKPIGFLFNGRKYQGFSGDTLASALLANGVQLVGRSFKLHRPRGIIGAGCEETNALVQLVRGNSSIPNVQATMIDLEEGLVVDSVNAWPSLKWDIASLNNRLRGLFSAGFYYKTFIWPNWHWFEWLIRHAAGLGKVPAIPDARDYAARYVNCDLLVIGAGFKGLAAAKNASKNGKSVILVDLHSGTPKLPDVSVYEKTTALGIWDHGLVLAAQDDRILLRIRAERIVLATGKQERSIAFANNDLPGVMLAGAIKTYLLDYAASPGNSGIFFVNNDLGWRTAIEVAISGVKVQAIVDPRTSVSPDLVRKAAACGISLFVGSHVQTAHGRGRVQGVTVCHPDGLNRIACDFVGVSGGWNPVSQLWTMAGGQTIFDERSQSFQPVGVLPHVEWAGPEPVAADPIWYVPGGDDKSKFVDFQTDVTVGDIKLAVHENYRSVEHLKRYTVLGMGVDQGKLGSVSGAMILADTIGAEQGSLNASKVRPPFVPTAFGLLGADMRGEMYRPRRFLPAHEWHKRQGALFEDFGWERPAAYLRENEDLHSAAQREAMSVRKNVGLLDGSPLGKILVAGPDAGAFLDRVYVGTPSTLKPGRIRYGLVLNENGTIVDDGVYARLGNGNFLLSPSSAFAQKMMQLLEDLLQCEWPMDVVVQDVTEQFAVWTVAGPKARDVLEELQPDFDLSREGFPHLSIREGMLCDTAVRIQRVSFSGELSYEIQLPAGQADRMGEVLLQAGKRFDIAPYGIEALEILRIEKGYIHVGTDTDSETQPADIGFGGAIAKKTSDFLGRRALMRRSSTSPNRKQLVGLTSLCGTTLPVGGHVRATNGRSEGFVTSSAYSSTLGRGIALALIEQGQRRLGEVIEVVSLGAKWRAEISETVSYDREGTCIDI, from the coding sequence GTGACCGGATATAGACTTCCTCAAAATGGCGACCGAATTGATCGACGAAAACCTATAGGTTTTTTGTTCAACGGCAGGAAGTACCAAGGCTTTTCCGGAGATACATTGGCCTCAGCACTGCTAGCCAATGGAGTTCAACTCGTCGGAAGAAGTTTCAAACTGCATCGTCCCCGAGGGATAATCGGAGCGGGTTGCGAAGAAACGAACGCACTGGTGCAGCTTGTACGAGGCAATTCGTCGATTCCCAATGTGCAAGCAACAATGATCGATCTTGAGGAAGGGCTCGTTGTTGACAGTGTCAACGCTTGGCCCTCTTTAAAATGGGATATCGCTAGTTTGAACAACAGACTTCGAGGTCTGTTCTCGGCTGGTTTCTACTACAAAACGTTCATTTGGCCAAATTGGCATTGGTTCGAGTGGCTGATCAGGCATGCAGCAGGACTGGGCAAGGTGCCGGCGATCCCTGACGCGCGCGATTATGCCGCGCGGTATGTGAATTGCGATTTACTGGTAATCGGTGCCGGTTTCAAAGGGCTTGCTGCAGCGAAAAACGCTTCCAAGAACGGGAAGTCAGTCATTCTCGTAGATTTGCATAGCGGAACGCCCAAGCTGCCGGATGTGTCCGTTTATGAAAAGACCACGGCATTGGGTATTTGGGATCATGGCTTGGTCCTTGCAGCCCAAGATGATCGAATACTGCTGCGCATTCGCGCCGAACGGATTGTTCTGGCAACAGGCAAACAAGAGCGTAGTATTGCTTTTGCAAACAATGACTTGCCGGGAGTGATGCTCGCTGGTGCAATCAAAACCTATCTTCTGGACTATGCGGCATCGCCGGGGAATTCAGGGATTTTTTTCGTCAACAATGATCTGGGTTGGCGAACCGCGATCGAAGTCGCCATAAGTGGCGTAAAAGTGCAAGCCATTGTCGATCCAAGAACATCTGTGTCCCCTGATCTTGTTCGTAAAGCTGCAGCGTGTGGGATTAGTCTGTTTGTTGGGTCGCATGTGCAGACAGCACATGGGCGAGGACGAGTGCAAGGCGTTACGGTTTGCCATCCCGATGGACTGAATAGAATTGCATGCGACTTTGTCGGAGTTTCGGGCGGCTGGAATCCTGTCTCTCAACTCTGGACCATGGCTGGTGGGCAAACGATTTTTGATGAACGCAGCCAAAGTTTCCAGCCTGTCGGGGTACTTCCTCACGTTGAATGGGCTGGTCCTGAGCCCGTTGCGGCCGATCCAATTTGGTATGTCCCGGGAGGAGATGATAAGTCCAAGTTTGTCGACTTCCAAACTGACGTGACCGTTGGTGACATCAAGCTTGCCGTTCACGAAAATTACCGCAGTGTTGAACATCTCAAGCGCTACACGGTGCTAGGGATGGGTGTTGATCAGGGCAAGCTGGGCTCCGTTTCAGGTGCTATGATTCTTGCCGATACTATTGGCGCCGAACAGGGCTCGCTCAATGCGAGCAAGGTTCGTCCTCCTTTCGTACCGACGGCCTTCGGCTTGCTTGGTGCAGATATGCGCGGCGAAATGTATCGTCCTCGCCGATTTCTACCCGCGCACGAATGGCATAAGCGCCAAGGAGCACTTTTTGAAGACTTCGGCTGGGAACGTCCCGCCGCCTATCTTAGAGAGAACGAGGATTTACATTCTGCCGCTCAACGCGAAGCAATGTCAGTGCGTAAAAACGTCGGATTGTTGGACGGTTCTCCATTAGGTAAAATTCTCGTGGCTGGTCCAGATGCAGGCGCCTTTTTGGATCGCGTTTATGTTGGAACGCCTTCAACACTGAAACCGGGACGCATTCGCTACGGTTTGGTTCTCAACGAAAACGGTACGATCGTCGACGATGGTGTTTATGCCCGACTTGGAAATGGGAATTTTTTGCTCAGCCCATCCAGTGCGTTCGCCCAGAAAATGATGCAATTGCTGGAGGACTTGCTCCAGTGCGAATGGCCTATGGATGTAGTCGTTCAGGACGTGACCGAGCAATTTGCAGTCTGGACTGTCGCGGGACCGAAAGCGCGAGATGTTCTAGAAGAGTTGCAACCCGATTTTGATCTTTCACGTGAAGGATTTCCTCACTTGTCCATTCGCGAGGGCATGCTGTGTGACACTGCGGTACGCATTCAACGTGTAAGTTTTTCCGGCGAGCTGAGCTATGAGATCCAGCTACCCGCGGGGCAGGCGGATCGGATGGGGGAGGTTTTACTACAAGCTGGAAAGCGCTTTGATATTGCACCATATGGCATAGAAGCGCTGGAGATATTGCGCATAGAGAAGGGTTATATTCATGTAGGTACAGATACCGACAGCGAGACGCAGCCGGCGGACATCGGTTTCGGCGGCGCTATTGCGAAGAAAACAAGCGACTTTCTAGGGCGGCGCGCTCTGATGCGCCGATCGTCAACTTCTCCCAATCGAAAGCAGCTGGTTGGTCTGACTTCACTTTGCGGCACGACCTTACCAGTCGGTGGTCATGTGCGGGCGACGAATGGTCGTAGCGAAGGCTTCGTTACTAGTAGTGCTTACAGTTCCACACTCGGTCGTGGAATTGCTTTGGCGCTGATTGAGCAAGGGCAGCGACGCCTAGGGGAAGTAATCGAGGTTGTTTCGTTGGGGGCTAAGTGGAGAGCAGAAATCAGTGAAACTGTCTCTTATGATCGCGAGGGGACGTGCATTGACATCTGA
- a CDS encoding sarcosine oxidase subunit delta, which produces MRRRQLGLNIEMMQIACPNCGLRNEHEFVYGGEAHVERPDLTCEDQAWEHYLFMRANTKGEHAERWVHAHGCGLWFNIIRHTVSHEVLEVYAMGEVRP; this is translated from the coding sequence ATGAGGCGGCGGCAGCTGGGATTGAACATTGAAATGATGCAAATTGCTTGTCCAAATTGTGGCCTGAGAAACGAACATGAATTTGTTTATGGTGGTGAGGCTCATGTCGAAAGACCTGATTTGACCTGTGAGGATCAAGCGTGGGAGCATTACCTTTTCATGCGCGCAAACACCAAAGGTGAGCATGCAGAGCGCTGGGTCCACGCACACGGGTGCGGGCTTTGGTTCAACATTATTCGACATACAGTTTCACACGAGGTGTTGGAGGTGTATGCGATGGGAGAAGTTCGACCGTGA
- a CDS encoding sarcosine oxidase subunit beta family protein, which yields MSRYSAFALLRNWLNGNTDWDPVWRSPEPANNYDVIIIGAGGHGLATAYHLAKYYKLGRIAVLDKGWLGGGNTGRNTTIVRSDYFYKESADFYDHSLHLYAGLSKELNFNIMYSARGILNLAHSRHEVDFQRRIVNAMRLNGIDAELLGRDEVFKFCPILNADPNARFPIYGAMRQKRGGTVRHDAVAWGYARAADALGVDILQNTEVTGFRRDPNGSLLGVETCRGFIGARKVGIATAGHSSVVAQMAGFRLPVTSYGLQAFVSEPVKPVLNTVIGSAVIGSYCSQSDKGGIVCGGGIDPFPSFAQRGSAAIMEKVLAGIIQLVPTFSSLRLLRQWSGIVDYTADSSPIIDRSPVQGIYLNVGWGGGGFKAIPAGGEAFAHLIAKDEPHPLAKAFVLQRFRDGALIDEAAAAGIEH from the coding sequence ATGAGCCGATACTCGGCGTTCGCGCTACTAAGGAATTGGCTCAATGGAAATACGGATTGGGATCCGGTATGGCGCTCGCCTGAACCGGCCAACAATTATGATGTGATTATCATTGGGGCTGGCGGCCATGGCCTCGCAACAGCTTATCATCTAGCTAAATACTACAAGCTTGGAAGAATTGCGGTGCTCGATAAAGGGTGGCTCGGAGGAGGCAATACCGGTCGCAATACTACTATTGTGCGATCGGATTATTTCTACAAGGAAAGCGCTGATTTCTACGACCATTCCCTCCACCTCTATGCCGGCCTTTCGAAAGAACTAAATTTCAACATCATGTATTCTGCCCGGGGGATTCTCAATCTCGCGCACAGTCGCCATGAGGTCGATTTCCAACGCCGAATTGTGAACGCAATGCGCCTGAACGGGATCGATGCAGAACTTTTGGGCCGAGACGAGGTGTTCAAATTCTGCCCTATCCTGAATGCTGATCCCAATGCCAGGTTTCCAATCTATGGGGCCATGCGCCAAAAACGCGGAGGCACCGTCCGTCATGATGCAGTGGCTTGGGGCTACGCAAGGGCCGCCGATGCCTTGGGTGTCGACATCCTGCAAAACACTGAAGTCACCGGGTTCCGCAGAGACCCAAACGGTAGCCTGTTGGGTGTGGAAACGTGCAGGGGTTTCATAGGCGCGCGAAAGGTGGGGATTGCTACGGCAGGTCATTCATCGGTGGTAGCACAGATGGCCGGCTTCAGATTGCCGGTCACAAGTTATGGGCTCCAGGCCTTCGTCTCCGAACCAGTCAAGCCGGTCCTAAATACCGTGATCGGCTCCGCTGTGATCGGGAGCTATTGCAGTCAATCGGACAAGGGTGGAATCGTATGCGGGGGTGGGATCGATCCGTTCCCGTCTTTTGCCCAGCGGGGTAGTGCTGCCATTATGGAAAAGGTGCTCGCCGGCATCATTCAGCTCGTCCCTACTTTCAGCAGTCTGCGCCTTCTACGCCAATGGTCCGGAATTGTGGATTACACCGCCGACAGCTCGCCGATCATCGATCGCAGTCCGGTACAGGGGATATACCTGAACGTAGGGTGGGGCGGTGGAGGGTTCAAGGCGATTCCCGCCGGAGGCGAGGCGTTTGCTCATCTGATAGCAAAAGACGAGCCACACCCGCTCGCCAAAGCGTTCGTGTTGCAACGGTTTAGAGACGGAGCACTCATCGATGAGGCGGCGGCAGCTGGGATTGAACATTGA
- a CDS encoding phytoene desaturase family protein, translating into MKTYDAIVVGGGHNGLTAAAYLASGGADVLVLERRAIVGGAAVTEEVMPECRVSFCSYIASMLTPAVVKELGLADHGLKMVPCDPALNVPTSNEGLVTLWSDPLRTAASLRPYSQKDAENFVVVEHRLKALARYLQPFFLKPPPTLSGSLVDRVGELASIVRQFWGISRDEVASMTKFLTGSLAEFLERHFESEETHRLFLANNVYGKHGGPYDPGSTLGLLFHLLGGGDQSIQGFSGHVIGGMGSVSDALANAAQGFGAEIITNAEVAQILIRDGRACGVELVDGRTFQSKTVVSNADPKRTFLGLVSSDCLDPEFRSDIAAIKMAGPSAKVNMVLCEPPAVTGMSPDATPQERAVFSVMGGMAAMQRCYDASKFGEVADELWIDCVVPSMVDPTLCPADRTMLTCFVQYVPYSLREGDWDTRREALGDQVVKQIGQVAPNVPASVIARTVITPLDLERTYGLTEGNIFHGDLNLGQLFFMRPHPDWSGYRTPLAGLYLCGAGTHPGGGVTGAPGRNAAQVILKDLRR; encoded by the coding sequence ATGAAAACTTACGATGCAATTGTTGTTGGGGGCGGTCACAACGGGCTGACGGCAGCTGCCTATCTTGCAAGTGGTGGGGCCGACGTTCTCGTTCTCGAACGGCGCGCTATTGTCGGAGGTGCTGCGGTGACCGAAGAGGTGATGCCTGAATGCCGCGTATCGTTTTGTTCCTACATCGCCAGCATGCTTACACCTGCTGTAGTCAAGGAGTTGGGCTTAGCCGATCATGGGCTTAAAATGGTTCCATGTGATCCAGCGCTCAACGTGCCAACTTCCAATGAGGGGCTGGTGACGCTTTGGTCCGATCCGCTCCGGACAGCAGCAAGTCTAAGGCCCTACAGTCAAAAAGATGCGGAGAATTTTGTAGTCGTTGAGCATCGGCTCAAGGCGCTAGCCCGTTATCTTCAACCCTTCTTCCTGAAGCCTCCGCCAACGCTCAGCGGAAGTTTGGTGGATCGGGTAGGAGAATTGGCGTCGATAGTCCGACAGTTCTGGGGCATTTCGCGCGATGAAGTTGCGTCGATGACCAAGTTTCTAACCGGTTCCCTTGCCGAGTTTCTCGAACGTCATTTCGAAAGCGAGGAAACGCATCGACTCTTTCTGGCGAACAATGTCTACGGAAAGCATGGTGGTCCGTACGACCCTGGTTCCACCCTCGGTTTACTTTTCCATCTGCTGGGCGGAGGTGATCAAAGCATACAGGGCTTTAGCGGACATGTGATTGGTGGAATGGGTTCGGTCAGCGACGCGCTAGCTAACGCTGCTCAGGGTTTTGGAGCTGAAATCATAACGAATGCCGAGGTGGCGCAGATCCTTATCCGGGACGGGCGCGCCTGCGGTGTCGAGCTGGTCGATGGCCGTACCTTCCAATCAAAGACGGTAGTGTCGAATGCGGATCCGAAGCGAACGTTTCTCGGTCTAGTCAGTTCTGACTGTCTCGATCCGGAATTCCGTTCGGACATTGCCGCCATCAAGATGGCCGGTCCGTCAGCTAAGGTGAACATGGTACTTTGCGAGCCGCCCGCGGTTACCGGTATGTCGCCTGACGCCACGCCGCAGGAGCGCGCGGTGTTCTCCGTCATGGGTGGCATGGCCGCTATGCAACGCTGCTATGACGCTTCGAAATTCGGTGAGGTCGCAGATGAACTCTGGATCGACTGCGTCGTTCCCAGCATGGTGGATCCGACACTGTGTCCAGCAGACCGAACTATGCTGACCTGCTTCGTCCAGTATGTGCCATATAGTTTGCGTGAGGGTGATTGGGATACACGGCGCGAAGCGCTGGGTGATCAGGTTGTGAAACAGATCGGTCAGGTTGCGCCTAATGTGCCGGCCAGCGTTATCGCACGCACGGTCATCACGCCGCTAGATCTGGAACGCACCTACGGGCTAACCGAGGGCAATATTTTCCATGGTGATCTCAATCTCGGCCAGCTGTTCTTCATGCGTCCTCATCCGGATTGGTCGGGCTATCGCACGCCTTTGGCTGGCTTGTATCTTTGTGGTGCTGGGACACACCCTGGTGGGGGTGTAACAGGTGCCCCCGGACGGAATGCAGCGCAAGTCATCCTAAAGGATTTACGCCGATGA
- a CDS encoding MFS transporter — protein sequence MFRRYTTISGMLAGSLIAEIGGYTMPFVVGGIVKAYAIPEGWIGFIIAGQIACASLVSIGLAPYLLRLDRRKLAFAGALLVLLGYAGSALSHSADFLVMSRLIGGIGEGILYASIAAVAAETEDADRTFALIWVAVVALAVILFVTLPLLPDWAGPRGIFVALGVVVLALIPMLKNIPPRAGIVDAPTNHKTSSISTHAVTLGLVAALLAILANGYYYFIEGIAQSIGVTEVQAGYAMAISAACALAGPALAHRLGTRFGRTPPLALGYLITGVGAYAVTHAGDQTILTIAMCVSGTAYVFTLPYLLGLAAASGGAPLAAVARGGQGIGSASAPAISGLILLNGGTYQQIGALALGCAIFALLPLIYFGRTSALNSDRARDVK from the coding sequence TTGTTTAGGCGCTACACCACAATTTCGGGGATGCTCGCAGGATCCCTGATCGCCGAGATTGGCGGCTATACGATGCCTTTTGTGGTTGGCGGGATAGTCAAGGCATATGCTATACCTGAAGGCTGGATCGGTTTCATTATTGCCGGACAGATTGCCTGTGCATCGCTGGTATCGATAGGATTGGCACCGTATTTGTTGCGCCTTGACCGCCGAAAGCTTGCTTTCGCAGGCGCCTTGTTAGTGTTGTTGGGCTATGCAGGCTCGGCATTGAGCCATAGCGCAGATTTCCTGGTTATGTCGCGTTTGATCGGCGGAATTGGTGAAGGTATTCTATATGCATCTATTGCTGCGGTGGCTGCGGAAACGGAGGATGCGGACCGGACCTTTGCGCTGATATGGGTTGCTGTCGTTGCATTGGCAGTGATACTTTTCGTCACGCTTCCTCTCCTGCCCGATTGGGCTGGTCCACGCGGGATATTCGTTGCATTAGGCGTTGTTGTTCTTGCTCTAATTCCCATGCTTAAAAACATCCCGCCTCGGGCCGGAATTGTTGATGCGCCGACGAACCATAAGACTTCCTCTATAAGCACACACGCAGTTACGCTTGGCTTGGTTGCGGCCCTCCTCGCGATTTTGGCGAACGGCTATTACTACTTCATCGAAGGCATTGCCCAATCAATAGGCGTGACCGAAGTTCAAGCGGGCTATGCGATGGCGATTTCGGCCGCCTGTGCGCTAGCCGGCCCTGCATTGGCGCACAGACTTGGCACTCGGTTCGGGCGGACACCCCCGCTCGCGCTAGGTTATCTGATCACCGGAGTTGGTGCCTATGCGGTCACCCACGCCGGCGACCAGACCATTCTTACAATTGCCATGTGTGTTTCCGGTACTGCTTATGTCTTCACATTACCTTATCTTCTGGGACTCGCCGCTGCATCGGGTGGCGCTCCTCTTGCAGCCGTAGCGCGCGGCGGCCAAGGCATAGGGAGTGCATCAGCACCGGCTATATCGGGGTTGATACTGCTAAATGGTGGTACGTACCAGCAGATCGGAGCCTTAGCACTGGGCTGCGCGATTTTCGCTCTCCTGCCCCTGATATACTTCGGTCGCACTAGTGCGTTGAATTCCGATAGAGCTCGAGACGTCAAATGA
- the astD gene encoding succinylglutamate-semialdehyde dehydrogenase, protein MAAMASFCPASGELVWQGKTAGPEDVNATVTLARNAFDGWAGTPLTERINHILKYRQRLTDRSDPLATAISRETGKPLWEARQEVTAMINKVEISIQALHERAGEIERGCAFGRSILRHRPHGVIAVFGPYNFPGHLPNGHFVPALLAGNTIVFKPSEESPLVGEMIGELMEQSGLPHGVFNIVQGGRDTGIALADAWIDGLLFTGSAKTGAHFRRQFVDRPEVILALELGGNNPLIAWDGEPSAVASIVVASAFISTGQRCSCARRLIIPDSSTGDGFLSAVVDYARRLSIGNWDDTTEPSMGPLVSETAADRVRTAYDNLVASGARVVLPLLTPIGRSRAFLKPAIIDVTGIHVPDEEIFGPVLQVVRVPDFDAAIRIANDTAFGLAGGLISSNRSLWNRYSRRARVGVCNWNRPTTGAAGTMPFGGLGASGNHRPSAYYAADYCAYPVASFEAESVIDQSDDIRGLRTASEEPSSVA, encoded by the coding sequence ATGGCTGCCATGGCATCCTTTTGCCCGGCGTCCGGCGAACTCGTGTGGCAAGGCAAAACAGCTGGACCTGAAGACGTCAACGCGACTGTCACGTTGGCACGTAACGCCTTTGATGGCTGGGCCGGAACACCGTTGACCGAGCGCATAAACCACATACTAAAATACCGGCAGAGGCTGACGGATCGCTCCGATCCACTCGCGACGGCCATAAGCAGGGAAACGGGCAAGCCGCTTTGGGAAGCCCGACAAGAAGTAACAGCCATGATCAACAAGGTAGAAATTTCGATTCAAGCCTTGCATGAACGCGCTGGCGAAATCGAAAGGGGTTGTGCATTTGGAAGGTCGATCCTGCGCCATCGACCCCACGGCGTTATAGCCGTTTTTGGACCCTATAATTTTCCTGGGCACCTCCCGAATGGGCATTTCGTTCCCGCGTTACTGGCCGGCAACACGATTGTCTTCAAACCCTCGGAAGAAAGTCCACTCGTCGGTGAAATGATCGGCGAGCTGATGGAGCAATCGGGTTTACCTCATGGAGTCTTCAACATAGTTCAAGGTGGACGCGACACTGGCATAGCACTCGCGGACGCTTGGATCGATGGGCTTCTGTTCACTGGCTCGGCCAAGACCGGGGCACATTTTAGGCGTCAGTTCGTCGACCGCCCGGAAGTCATTCTGGCACTGGAGCTGGGTGGGAATAACCCATTGATCGCGTGGGATGGTGAGCCATCGGCAGTCGCTTCGATCGTTGTCGCTTCTGCATTCATCTCAACAGGACAACGCTGTTCCTGTGCCCGGCGATTGATCATTCCAGACAGCAGTACTGGCGATGGGTTTCTTTCAGCAGTCGTCGACTATGCCCGGCGCCTATCGATCGGCAATTGGGATGACACCACAGAGCCGAGCATGGGACCGCTGGTCTCCGAGACTGCCGCCGACCGCGTTCGCACCGCCTACGATAACCTTGTGGCATCCGGCGCACGCGTCGTGTTGCCTTTGCTGACCCCTATCGGCCGCTCACGTGCCTTCCTGAAACCAGCAATAATCGATGTCACCGGAATCCACGTACCCGACGAGGAAATCTTCGGCCCAGTGTTGCAAGTGGTACGAGTTCCCGATTTCGATGCGGCAATCCGGATTGCCAACGACACAGCCTTCGGGCTTGCAGGTGGTCTGATCTCTTCTAATCGATCGTTGTGGAACCGCTATTCCCGGCGCGCGCGGGTCGGCGTATGCAACTGGAACAGGCCCACCACGGGTGCCGCAGGGACCATGCCGTTCGGCGGCTTAGGCGCTTCTGGCAACCACCGGCCCAGCGCCTATTACGCGGCGGATTATTGCGCCTATCCGGTTGCCAGCTTCGAGGCAGAATCCGTGATCGACCAGAGCGATGACATTCGCGGATTGCGAACCGCCTCAGAGGAGCCGTCCAGTGTTGCGTGA